The following coding sequences are from one Lipingzhangella halophila window:
- a CDS encoding helix-turn-helix transcriptional regulator — MVLHGREMELETVANLVQKARGGGSGALVLRGEPGAGKTALLDHIAATVTDIRVLRCTGIESEAELPFAALHLMLRSYTDRIDELPAPQAVALRGAFGLAEPVTPDPFLAGLGILTLLSAIAEDGPVLCLVDDAQWLDQASRDALAFAGRRLHAEGVAFVLAAEEDGEAGPAWSMPELPLAPLDRQAAADLLAEYASDLAPAMRDRIVAEGRGNPLALIELPASLSAAQRAGELPPALPNFGARSATSQVEQGFRTRIAGLPRSARTAVLVAAADDSGDLSVVLRAAESMGARLGALEVAERARLIEMDHDSVAFRHPLIRTAAYQHAPVSLRFAAHRAIADVLGGQGDDDRRAWHLAAAATAPQDEVAERLAGVAKRAEERGGHAAAAAAYERSAELASDGAVRARRLMAAAGAARQVGHLKWAGLLADRAAPLAEAPMILARLDQVRAAIELGQGAPGSSGRLLVRGAVHVASEAPDTAAEMLAEAAGRAYFDADWETAELAARHLADLAMPAPFATLATAAYGISRVLGGDLAGGLPELRRAVRTARGDQLPIALRRGAARWAFLAGDDEATHDLSVLLVTECRTQGLIGLLPHVAHMLIKARLFLGLHADAHAAGAEALQLAHDTGQGVLARRLRLVLARLAATEGDAHTCRELASADVASGSVAAAAWSASALALLDLGELRPEAAHTRLADVMTGPARHSTIATFSIPDFVESAAGTGQAGLARAAFTRFEEFARYAEQPWARAVASRCRALLDGGETAERHFALAIEEHGLGGRPFERARTELLYGEWLRRELHRTRARVHLRRALDIFEGLGAPPWAERTRTELRAAGELLPVTHEAGDLLARLTPQELQVVRLAATGLSNRDIAGQMSLSPRTVGYHLYKAYPKLGVSSRTDLVRLDLGGR, encoded by the coding sequence ATGGTGCTGCACGGGCGCGAGATGGAGCTGGAGACGGTCGCGAACCTGGTCCAGAAGGCGCGTGGCGGCGGTAGCGGCGCCCTGGTGCTGCGCGGCGAGCCCGGTGCCGGCAAGACCGCGCTTCTCGACCACATCGCCGCTACGGTCACCGATATCCGGGTGCTGCGCTGTACCGGGATCGAGTCCGAGGCGGAGTTGCCCTTCGCCGCGCTCCACCTGATGCTGCGCTCCTACACCGACCGGATCGACGAGCTGCCCGCTCCTCAGGCGGTGGCGCTGCGCGGAGCCTTCGGTCTTGCCGAGCCCGTCACCCCGGACCCGTTCCTCGCCGGGCTGGGCATCCTCACGCTGCTGTCCGCGATCGCCGAGGACGGACCGGTGCTGTGTCTGGTCGACGACGCGCAATGGCTCGACCAGGCGTCCCGCGATGCCCTGGCGTTCGCCGGGCGGCGGTTGCACGCCGAGGGCGTCGCCTTCGTCCTCGCGGCGGAGGAGGACGGCGAGGCGGGACCGGCCTGGAGTATGCCCGAGCTACCGTTGGCGCCCCTGGACCGCCAGGCCGCGGCCGACCTGCTGGCCGAGTACGCCAGCGACCTCGCCCCGGCGATGCGCGACCGCATCGTCGCCGAAGGCCGCGGGAACCCGCTTGCGCTGATCGAGCTGCCGGCCAGCCTGAGCGCGGCGCAGCGAGCCGGCGAGCTCCCACCCGCTCTGCCGAACTTCGGCGCCCGGTCAGCCACCAGCCAGGTCGAGCAGGGCTTTCGGACCAGGATCGCCGGGCTGCCGCGGTCGGCACGGACCGCCGTTCTGGTGGCCGCGGCCGACGACTCCGGCGACCTCAGCGTCGTACTGCGGGCCGCGGAGAGCATGGGAGCCCGCCTTGGCGCGCTTGAGGTGGCGGAGCGGGCGCGGCTGATCGAGATGGACCACGACAGTGTCGCCTTCCGGCACCCGCTGATCCGCACGGCCGCCTACCAGCACGCGCCCGTCTCCCTGCGGTTCGCCGCGCACCGCGCCATCGCCGACGTTCTGGGTGGCCAAGGGGACGACGACCGGCGCGCATGGCACCTGGCGGCCGCCGCCACGGCACCGCAGGACGAGGTCGCCGAGCGGCTTGCCGGTGTGGCCAAGCGCGCCGAGGAGCGGGGCGGCCACGCCGCGGCCGCGGCCGCCTACGAACGTTCCGCCGAGCTGGCCTCGGACGGGGCCGTCCGCGCCCGCCGCCTGATGGCGGCCGCGGGCGCGGCCCGCCAGGTCGGGCATCTGAAATGGGCCGGGCTCCTTGCCGACCGGGCCGCGCCCCTTGCGGAGGCCCCGATGATATTGGCGCGGCTCGACCAGGTGCGCGCCGCGATCGAGCTCGGGCAGGGGGCGCCCGGCTCGTCGGGGCGGCTCCTGGTGCGGGGGGCTGTCCATGTCGCGTCCGAGGCGCCGGACACGGCCGCTGAGATGCTCGCCGAAGCGGCCGGCCGCGCCTACTTCGACGCAGACTGGGAGACCGCCGAGCTCGCCGCGCGGCACCTGGCCGACCTCGCCATGCCGGCTCCCTTCGCGACTCTGGCGACGGCGGCGTACGGGATCTCCCGGGTCCTCGGCGGCGATCTCGCCGGCGGGCTCCCGGAACTGCGGCGGGCGGTGCGCACGGCGCGCGGCGACCAGCTCCCGATCGCCCTGCGGCGCGGTGCCGCCCGGTGGGCGTTCCTCGCCGGCGACGACGAAGCCACCCACGACCTCTCGGTGCTGCTCGTGACGGAGTGCCGCACGCAGGGTCTGATCGGGCTGCTGCCGCACGTCGCCCACATGCTCATCAAGGCGCGGCTGTTCCTCGGGCTGCACGCCGACGCACATGCCGCCGGCGCCGAGGCGCTCCAGCTGGCGCACGATACCGGTCAGGGCGTCCTTGCCCGCCGACTGCGGCTCGTGCTGGCCCGCCTGGCCGCGACCGAAGGCGATGCGCACACCTGCCGCGAACTGGCCAGCGCCGACGTTGCCAGCGGCAGCGTGGCGGCCGCCGCCTGGTCCGCCTCCGCGCTTGCCCTGCTCGACCTGGGCGAGCTGCGCCCAGAGGCCGCGCACACCCGGCTGGCCGACGTCATGACCGGACCGGCGCGGCATTCCACGATCGCGACGTTCAGCATTCCCGACTTCGTGGAGTCCGCGGCCGGAACGGGACAGGCCGGCCTCGCCCGCGCCGCGTTCACCCGGTTCGAGGAGTTCGCCAGGTACGCGGAGCAGCCGTGGGCGCGTGCGGTCGCGTCCCGGTGCCGGGCGCTCCTCGACGGCGGCGAGACCGCTGAGCGGCACTTCGCGCTCGCCATCGAGGAGCACGGCCTCGGCGGACGCCCATTCGAGCGCGCCCGCACCGAACTGCTGTACGGCGAATGGCTGCGCCGGGAGCTCCACCGCACCCGGGCCCGGGTGCACCTGCGCCGCGCGCTGGACATCTTCGAGGGGCTCGGCGCGCCTCCATGGGCGGAGCGCACCCGCACCGAGCTGCGCGCCGCCGGGGAGCTGCTGCCGGTGACGCACGAGGCGGGCGACCTCCTGGCGCGGCTGACCCCCCAGGAGCTCCAGGTGGTCCGGCTCGCCGCGACCGGGCTGAGTAACCGCGACATCGCCGGGCAGATGTCGCTGAGTCCCAGGACTGTCGGGTACCACCTCTACAAGGCGTATCCCAAGCTGGGGGTCTCCAGCCGTACCGACCTGGTGCGCCTCGACCTCGGCGGCCGCTGA
- a CDS encoding TetR/AcrR family transcriptional regulator has product MKRSSEESKETILAAARERFATEGYDRATIRAIAAEANIDPAMVMRYFGNKEQLFAAAAEFDLRLPDLADVERERVGAVLAAHFLDRWEGDEALMILLRGGVTKEDVAERMRGIFANQLAPIVNRLSSDPSEAPTRAALVSTQILGLALCRYVLRVPPVVAMSREEVIAWFGPTLQYYLTGEAPVR; this is encoded by the coding sequence ATGAAGAGGTCATCGGAGGAATCCAAGGAGACGATCCTGGCCGCCGCCCGGGAGAGGTTCGCCACTGAGGGCTACGACCGGGCCACTATCCGGGCGATCGCGGCCGAAGCGAACATCGATCCGGCCATGGTCATGCGCTACTTCGGCAACAAGGAGCAACTGTTCGCCGCCGCGGCCGAATTCGACCTGCGGCTTCCCGACCTGGCTGACGTCGAGCGCGAGCGGGTCGGCGCTGTTCTCGCCGCGCATTTCCTCGACCGCTGGGAGGGCGACGAAGCGCTCATGATCCTGCTGCGAGGCGGGGTAACCAAGGAAGACGTCGCCGAACGGATGCGGGGGATCTTCGCGAACCAGCTCGCCCCGATCGTGAACCGGCTCTCCAGCGACCCCTCCGAGGCACCCACCCGGGCAGCCCTCGTCTCGACCCAGATCCTCGGCCTCGCGCTGTGCCGGTACGTGCTCCGCGTCCCGCCAGTGGTCGCGATGAGCCGGGAGGAGGTCATCGCCTGGTTCGGCCCCACTCTGCAGTACTACCTCACCGGGGAGGCTCCGGTGAGATAG
- a CDS encoding NAD(P)-dependent oxidoreductase, with amino-acid sequence MRILVADTFPQESREGLIRRGHECHYEPATTSDQLPSALTGFDAVIVRSTKVTAEAFEAADSLRLVIRAGSGTNTIDCHAANLHGVYVCNVPGRNAAAVAELTLGLLLAIDRRIPDNVADLRQGRWNKSDYSRARGILGRKVGILGLGQIGLAFAERVAAFGAEVYAVAKEGRDERTLERTRRIGITFVDSPETLAATCDVLSVHVPANAGTRGLVGRSLLDALQPGAIVLNTARGDVLDEDALLDAMDTKDVRAGLDVFSGEPATGAGTFDSTLTRHPNVYGTHHIGASTEQAQQAVADGVVEIVDAFDAGTVLNCVSHPSGEVTELHPGGVS; translated from the coding sequence ATGAGAATCCTCGTCGCCGACACGTTTCCACAGGAGTCCCGAGAAGGACTCATCCGGCGCGGCCATGAGTGCCACTATGAGCCAGCGACGACGTCCGACCAGCTTCCCAGCGCGCTCACCGGCTTCGACGCGGTGATCGTGCGCAGCACCAAGGTCACCGCTGAAGCGTTCGAGGCAGCGGATTCGCTGCGACTGGTGATTCGCGCGGGTAGTGGAACGAACACCATCGACTGCCATGCCGCCAATCTGCACGGCGTCTACGTGTGCAACGTGCCGGGCCGCAATGCCGCCGCGGTGGCCGAGCTGACGCTCGGGCTGCTCCTCGCGATCGACCGCCGGATTCCGGACAACGTCGCGGACCTGCGGCAGGGCCGATGGAACAAGTCGGACTACAGCCGGGCACGCGGGATCCTGGGGCGCAAGGTCGGCATCCTGGGGCTGGGCCAGATCGGCCTCGCCTTCGCCGAGCGCGTCGCCGCGTTCGGCGCCGAGGTGTACGCCGTCGCCAAGGAGGGCCGCGACGAGCGGACCCTGGAGCGCACCCGCAGAATCGGGATCACGTTCGTCGACAGCCCGGAAACGCTGGCGGCCACCTGCGATGTCCTTTCGGTCCACGTGCCCGCGAACGCTGGCACGCGCGGCCTGGTGGGCCGGAGTCTGCTCGACGCCCTGCAGCCGGGCGCGATCGTGCTCAACACCGCGCGCGGGGACGTCCTCGATGAGGACGCGCTCCTCGACGCGATGGACACCAAGGACGTGCGCGCCGGACTGGACGTGTTCAGCGGAGAGCCGGCCACCGGCGCCGGCACCTTCGACAGCACGCTGACCCGGCACCCGAACGTGTACGGCACGCACCACATCGGCGCCTCCACCGAGCAGGCCCAGCAGGCGGTGGCCGACGGTGTGGTGGAGATCGTCGACGCGTTCGACGCGGGCACGGTGCTGAACTGTGTCAGCCACCCCTCTGGCGAGGTGACGGAGCTGCACCCGGGCGGAGTCTCATGA
- a CDS encoding DUF1015 family protein translates to MSTASARTEHVLRAGITARPPRLLMADRQHTEGSFDADDARRLLSEGVLRRPRPGSVVVYQVRSGEHQQTGVVAEVPVADYRSGRVRPHEATDPERVRKLVEYTETARLEHSPVMLTHAPRDGLRDMLAAVTATAPDVDLPDDVHTHRVWVSEDDVLLRAVWEELESLSTVYIADGHHRMASADRYAARHNGLDPDDPAAFTLGVLFPSDEMRIFGYPRCVSWPAGWSTEKLVTALATAPGAAGIEECTPTEASHPVPDTAAVFVDGRWYRLRLREAHGGVRASLACVRLDERVITPLFGQGAWAASPGAHDSASLAGWCAARETIGFLPYPPSVAQVMAVSDANSVMPPKSTWFHPKAPQGLFARELA, encoded by the coding sequence ATGAGCACGGCGAGCGCGCGGACCGAACACGTGCTCCGCGCGGGAATCACCGCGCGGCCGCCGCGCCTGCTCATGGCGGACCGGCAGCACACGGAGGGCTCGTTCGACGCGGACGACGCACGCCGGTTGCTGAGCGAGGGTGTGCTGCGCCGGCCGCGGCCGGGGTCCGTGGTGGTGTACCAGGTGCGCTCGGGCGAGCACCAGCAGACCGGGGTGGTGGCTGAGGTCCCCGTCGCCGACTACCGGTCCGGTCGCGTCCGCCCCCACGAGGCCACCGACCCCGAACGGGTACGGAAGCTGGTCGAGTACACCGAGACGGCGCGGCTCGAACACAGTCCGGTGATGCTGACCCACGCGCCGCGGGACGGGCTGCGCGACATGCTCGCCGCGGTGACGGCAACCGCCCCCGATGTGGACCTTCCGGACGACGTCCACACCCACCGTGTCTGGGTGAGCGAGGACGACGTGCTCCTGCGCGCCGTGTGGGAGGAGCTGGAGTCGCTCAGCACGGTCTACATCGCGGATGGGCATCACCGGATGGCGTCAGCGGACCGCTACGCCGCGCGCCACAACGGGCTCGACCCGGATGATCCGGCCGCGTTCACGCTCGGGGTGCTGTTTCCGAGCGACGAGATGCGCATCTTCGGCTATCCGCGTTGTGTCTCGTGGCCTGCCGGCTGGTCGACCGAGAAGCTCGTCACGGCCCTGGCCACGGCGCCCGGTGCCGCGGGGATCGAGGAGTGCACGCCCACGGAGGCGTCGCATCCCGTTCCGGACACGGCGGCCGTGTTCGTGGACGGACGGTGGTACCGGCTGCGGCTCCGCGAGGCGCACGGCGGGGTGCGTGCCTCACTGGCCTGTGTACGGCTGGACGAGCGCGTTATCACGCCGCTCTTCGGCCAGGGCGCGTGGGCGGCCTCGCCGGGGGCGCACGACAGCGCCTCGCTGGCCGGCTGGTGCGCCGCACGGGAGACGATTGGTTTCCTGCCGTATCCACCCAGCGTCGCGCAGGTCATGGCGGTCTCGGACGCGAACAGCGTGATGCCGCCGAAGTCGACCTGGTTCCACCCCAAGGCTCCCCAGGGGCTGTTCGCCCGCGAACTGGCCTGA
- a CDS encoding TetR/AcrR family transcriptional regulator — translation MSTQRESAPNTARRNEASRRAILMAAFDLVGEVGYAKLSIEGIAARAGVGKQTIYRWWPSKGAVLFDAFLALAEGSDDSSALPDTGDLQADLTTVLRATVEEFGDPRFDTPMRALSTEIAHDPALAEMYAERLDRPMRELKKERLRSAQRTGELPADLDLDVAIDLVWGPLHNRWLHRSGPLTPEYAEALVATALNGLRHASASE, via the coding sequence GTGAGCACGCAGCGAGAGTCCGCCCCCAACACCGCCCGCCGCAACGAAGCGTCGCGCCGGGCCATCCTCATGGCAGCGTTCGACCTGGTCGGTGAGGTGGGGTACGCCAAGCTGAGCATCGAGGGCATCGCCGCCCGCGCCGGGGTCGGCAAACAGACGATCTACCGGTGGTGGCCGTCCAAGGGAGCCGTCCTCTTCGACGCGTTCCTGGCGCTGGCCGAGGGCTCGGATGACTCGTCGGCCCTGCCCGACACCGGCGACCTCCAGGCCGATCTCACCACGGTGCTGCGCGCCACGGTCGAGGAGTTCGGCGACCCGCGCTTCGACACGCCAATGCGGGCTCTGAGCACGGAGATCGCCCACGATCCCGCCCTCGCCGAGATGTACGCCGAGCGGCTGGACCGGCCAATGCGCGAGTTGAAGAAGGAGCGGCTGCGCAGCGCGCAGCGCACCGGCGAGCTCCCCGCCGACCTCGATCTCGACGTCGCCATCGACCTGGTGTGGGGGCCGCTGCACAACCGCTGGCTGCACCGCAGCGGACCTCTCACCCCGGAGTACGCCGAGGCGCTGGTGGCCACGGCCCTGAACGGGCTGCGCCACGCGTCCGCGAGCGAGTAG
- a CDS encoding SDR family NAD(P)-dependent oxidoreductase, whose product MTTTARGDRVWFITGASRGLGRAFAEAALGAGDRVAIAARDADALREVAAPHAGRVLDLPLDVTDRDAVNAAMDRAVDHFGRLDVVVNNAGTLSMGAVEEFTEDEARHQMEVNFFGALWVSQAAVRRLRMRGEGHIVQVSSIGALAGYASCGMYSASKFALEGMSEALAMEAASFGVRVSIVQPGGYWTELYDRMRTAPPLEAYAPMRAELERQWSGPEAESVDSEPHLAAEAVLRLVDSDDPPSRLLLGSMVYDLAFDVSRKRMDTWARWEQVSRAAEHAVPAPGGAAHS is encoded by the coding sequence ATGACCACAACTGCTCGCGGTGACCGGGTCTGGTTCATCACCGGCGCCAGCCGGGGCCTTGGGCGCGCGTTCGCCGAGGCCGCTCTTGGGGCGGGGGACCGGGTGGCGATCGCCGCCCGCGACGCCGACGCCCTTCGGGAGGTCGCCGCGCCTCACGCCGGGCGGGTGCTCGACCTCCCGCTTGATGTCACCGACCGCGACGCGGTCAACGCCGCGATGGACCGCGCGGTCGACCACTTCGGCCGCCTCGACGTCGTGGTGAACAATGCCGGAACGCTGTCGATGGGCGCGGTCGAGGAGTTCACCGAGGACGAGGCCCGCCACCAGATGGAAGTCAACTTCTTCGGGGCGCTGTGGGTGAGCCAGGCCGCCGTCAGGCGGCTGCGCATGCGGGGAGAGGGCCACATCGTCCAGGTCTCCAGCATTGGCGCCCTGGCGGGATACGCCTCCTGCGGCATGTACAGCGCAAGCAAGTTCGCCCTCGAAGGCATGAGTGAGGCGCTGGCGATGGAGGCCGCTTCGTTCGGGGTGCGCGTGAGCATCGTGCAACCTGGCGGGTACTGGACGGAACTGTACGACCGGATGCGTACGGCCCCGCCGCTGGAGGCCTATGCGCCCATGCGCGCCGAGCTGGAGCGCCAGTGGTCGGGCCCCGAAGCGGAGTCGGTCGACAGCGAACCGCACCTGGCCGCCGAAGCCGTGCTGCGGCTGGTCGACAGCGACGATCCGCCGTCGCGGTTGCTGCTCGGCAGCATGGTCTACGACCTCGCCTTTGACGTCTCCCGCAAGCGTATGGATACCTGGGCGCGGTGGGAGCAGGTGAGCCGGGCGGCCGAGCACGCGGTGCCGGCACCAGGGGGTGCGGCACATTCCTGA
- a CDS encoding TetR/AcrR family transcriptional regulator, producing MRPGGRTARVRAAVLRAAGDALVENGVHGLDLADVASRAQVGKTTVYRRWGSVPGLVADLLDDMAEQSLPRSDTGSLLGDLTANARLVQRTLADPRQGVLFKAVIAAATCDARTAEALNRFYATRIEEWAPCVEAAARRGEVPPDTDPREVIRAVSAPLYYRLLASGDPLDEDIAERAAAAAATAARAGIYASGTG from the coding sequence ATGCGCCCCGGCGGGCGTACCGCACGGGTGCGTGCCGCCGTGCTGCGCGCGGCCGGCGACGCGTTGGTCGAGAACGGTGTCCACGGTCTCGACCTCGCCGATGTCGCCTCCCGCGCGCAGGTGGGCAAGACGACCGTCTACCGCCGCTGGGGCAGCGTGCCCGGTCTCGTCGCCGACCTGCTGGACGACATGGCCGAGCAGTCCCTTCCGCGGAGTGACACCGGCTCGCTGCTCGGCGACCTGACCGCCAACGCGCGCCTGGTCCAGCGCACTCTGGCCGACCCGCGCCAAGGCGTCCTGTTCAAGGCCGTTATCGCCGCCGCCACCTGCGACGCGCGCACGGCCGAGGCCCTGAACCGCTTCTACGCCACCCGCATCGAGGAATGGGCACCCTGTGTGGAAGCGGCCGCCCGCCGCGGCGAGGTCCCGCCGGACACCGACCCCCGCGAAGTGATCCGCGCCGTTTCCGCCCCGCTCTACTACCGGCTGCTGGCCAGCGGCGACCCGCTCGACGAGGACATCGCTGAGCGCGCCGCCGCGGCGGCCGCCACCGCCGCACGGGCGGGGATCTACGCATCAGGCACGGGGTGA
- a CDS encoding aldo/keto reductase has translation MMEYRNLGRSGIKVPALSFGAGTFGGRGPLFGAWGDTDASAARRLVDICLDAGVTMFDTADVYSDGASEEVLGAALKGRRDQVILSTKASLPVGDGPNDAGSSRPRLIAACEDALRRLGTDHLDLFQLHAFDSATPVEEVLSTLDDLVRAGKIRYCGVSNFAGWQLMKSLAAAERYGRPRYVAHQVYYSLVGREYEWELMPLGIDQGVGALVWSPLGWGRLTGKVRRDQPLPERSRLHRTADSAPPVNEERLYRVVDVLDQLAQETGRTIPQIAINWLLHRPTVASVIVGARDEDQLRENLGAVGWSLTAEQLATLDAVSFQTASYPYYPYQHQEGFARLNPPPVAG, from the coding sequence ATGATGGAGTACAGAAATCTGGGGCGGTCCGGGATCAAGGTGCCCGCGCTGAGCTTCGGCGCGGGCACCTTCGGCGGACGCGGGCCGCTGTTCGGCGCCTGGGGAGACACGGACGCGAGCGCGGCTCGCCGCCTGGTGGACATCTGCCTCGATGCCGGTGTCACGATGTTCGACACGGCCGACGTCTACTCCGATGGGGCGTCGGAAGAGGTCCTCGGCGCGGCGCTCAAGGGGCGTCGCGACCAGGTCATCCTCTCGACCAAGGCCAGCCTGCCCGTCGGCGACGGGCCCAATGACGCCGGCTCCTCGCGTCCGCGCCTCATCGCCGCGTGCGAGGACGCGCTGCGCCGCCTCGGTACCGACCATCTCGACCTGTTCCAGTTGCACGCCTTCGACTCCGCCACCCCCGTCGAGGAGGTGCTGTCGACCCTCGACGACCTCGTGCGCGCCGGGAAGATCCGCTACTGCGGCGTCTCCAACTTCGCCGGCTGGCAGCTCATGAAGTCCCTCGCGGCCGCTGAGCGCTACGGCCGCCCTCGCTACGTCGCGCACCAGGTCTACTACTCGCTTGTCGGGCGGGAGTATGAGTGGGAGCTGATGCCCCTGGGGATCGACCAGGGCGTTGGGGCGCTGGTGTGGAGCCCGCTCGGCTGGGGCAGGCTCACCGGCAAGGTGCGCCGCGATCAACCGTTGCCGGAGCGCAGCCGGCTGCATCGGACCGCTGACTCCGCCCCTCCCGTGAACGAGGAGCGGCTCTACCGGGTGGTCGACGTCCTCGACCAGCTCGCACAGGAAACCGGAAGGACCATCCCGCAGATCGCCATCAACTGGCTGCTGCACCGGCCCACGGTCGCCTCGGTCATCGTAGGCGCGCGTGACGAGGACCAGCTCCGCGAGAACCTCGGCGCGGTCGGCTGGAGCCTGACCGCGGAACAGCTCGCCACCCTCGACGCCGTGAGCTTCCAGACGGCGTCCTACCCCTACTACCCCTACCAGCACCAGGAGGGCTTCGCCCGGCTCAATCCGCCGCCGGTGGCGGGGTAG
- a CDS encoding TetR/AcrR family transcriptional regulator, which translates to MAERLTREQQRWRNRMKLLAAAERLFADRGITGASMDDVAAEAGLTKGAVYSNFANKEELVMQVLWQQAGTPENAEAQKLFSSGRSPEEIVDDYGTLWAATVRSEERADYSKVALEYIAHALREPRLRAELAAFIFPPKEHGAGHAFQRPGTEFAKLDSDRVQTLVTALSIGFGALTLIDQERCPPELFGTALRLMAGMPVDPTQLPPPSAETSGEGGDAARDPS; encoded by the coding sequence GTGGCGGAACGGCTCACACGGGAACAGCAGCGCTGGCGCAACCGGATGAAGCTTCTTGCGGCCGCCGAGCGGTTGTTCGCGGATCGCGGCATCACGGGTGCGTCCATGGACGACGTCGCGGCCGAGGCCGGCCTGACCAAGGGAGCTGTCTACTCCAACTTCGCCAACAAGGAGGAGCTGGTCATGCAGGTCCTGTGGCAGCAGGCCGGCACGCCAGAGAACGCGGAGGCGCAGAAGCTCTTCTCCTCGGGCCGGTCCCCCGAGGAGATCGTGGACGACTACGGCACCCTGTGGGCGGCAACCGTGCGCAGCGAGGAGCGTGCGGACTACAGCAAGGTCGCCCTGGAGTACATCGCCCACGCGCTGCGCGAGCCGCGGTTGCGCGCCGAGCTCGCGGCGTTCATCTTCCCGCCGAAGGAGCACGGCGCCGGCCACGCGTTCCAGCGGCCGGGCACCGAGTTCGCCAAACTGGATTCCGACCGGGTGCAGACGCTCGTCACGGCGCTGAGCATCGGGTTCGGGGCGCTCACCCTCATCGACCAGGAGCGCTGCCCCCCGGAGCTGTTCGGGACCGCGCTGCGCCTGATGGCCGGCATGCCCGTGGATCCCACACAGCTCCCCCCGCCGTCTGCCGAGACGTCAGGCGAGGGGGGCGACGCGGCCAGGGACCCTTCCTAG
- a CDS encoding ABC transporter ATP-binding protein: MLRIHQLRKEYKPGEPANDGISLQVGPGEVLGLLGHNGAGKTTLINQVVGLLRPTAGEITLDGHDLVADPAFARRFCALMPQAHAPLDGVSPRQAVETIGRIRGARRAEARERTAELLAELDIEEWADTIGERLSGGVRRLAAFAMAAVWPGRVVMLDEPTNDVDPVRRRLLWGQVRALAEAGYAVLLVTHNVAEAERSVDRLTILDQGRIVAKGTPAELRERAAGELRLELLASGTAPIEPEIPAAGPTRRTGRRHLMPITMATAPDALAWARRLRDAGTIDEFSITPTSLEDVYVGLIGNANGNDGSNDPRGSSAVAA; encoded by the coding sequence GTGCTGCGGATCCACCAGCTCCGCAAGGAGTACAAACCCGGTGAGCCCGCGAACGACGGGATTTCGCTGCAGGTGGGGCCGGGAGAGGTCCTGGGGCTCCTCGGGCATAACGGAGCGGGAAAGACAACCCTGATCAACCAGGTCGTCGGTCTGCTGCGGCCCACAGCGGGCGAGATCACGCTGGACGGGCACGACCTTGTCGCCGACCCGGCCTTCGCCCGCCGGTTCTGCGCCCTCATGCCCCAGGCGCATGCTCCGCTGGACGGGGTCTCGCCCCGGCAGGCAGTGGAGACCATCGGGCGGATCCGCGGCGCCCGGCGCGCCGAAGCGCGCGAACGCACCGCGGAGCTCCTCGCCGAGCTGGACATCGAGGAGTGGGCCGACACGATCGGGGAGCGCCTGTCAGGAGGGGTGCGCCGGCTGGCCGCGTTCGCGATGGCCGCTGTCTGGCCCGGCCGCGTGGTGATGCTCGACGAGCCCACCAACGATGTCGACCCGGTGCGCCGGCGGCTGCTCTGGGGGCAGGTGCGGGCCCTGGCCGAGGCCGGCTACGCCGTTCTCCTGGTGACCCACAACGTGGCCGAGGCCGAGCGCAGCGTCGACCGGCTCACCATCCTGGACCAGGGCCGGATCGTGGCCAAGGGGACACCGGCCGAGCTGCGCGAGCGGGCCGCGGGAGAGCTCCGGCTGGAGCTGCTCGCCTCCGGCACGGCCCCGATCGAGCCGGAGATCCCCGCGGCGGGGCCCACGCGGCGTACGGGCCGCCGGCACCTGATGCCGATCACCATGGCCACCGCCCCCGACGCCCTCGCATGGGCGCGGCGGTTGCGCGACGCCGGAACCATCGACGAGTTCTCGATCACCCCGACCAGCCTGGAGGACGTCTATGTCGGTCTCATCGGAAACGCCAACGGGAACGACGGGTCCAACGACCCGAGGGGGAGCAGCGCAGTGGCTGCGTAG